The Sulfitobacter sp. DSM 110093 genome includes a window with the following:
- a CDS encoding proline racemase family protein has protein sequence MRSSKTVHVISAHAEGEVGDVIVGGVTPPPGETLWEQSRWIARDQTLRNFVLNEPRGGVFRHVNLLVPPKDPRADAAFIIMEPEDTPPMSGSNSICVSTVLLDGGILPMTEPVTELTLEAPGGLVKVRAECRNGKAERIFVQNLPSFAARLDVPLEVEGLGTLTVDTAYGGDSFVVVDAAAMGFSLEAHEAHDIARLGVRITNAANAAMRFEHPDNPDWQHFSFCLFAGPVTRDETGLRAGAAVAIQPGKVDRSPTGTALCARMALLHARGEMGLEGSLTTVSLIGSTFTGRILGETRVGDHPAILPELSGRGWITGVHQHMLDPDDPWPDGYRLSDTWGARG, from the coding sequence ATGCGTAGCAGCAAAACGGTTCATGTGATCTCGGCCCATGCCGAGGGCGAGGTGGGCGATGTGATCGTGGGCGGTGTCACCCCGCCGCCGGGCGAGACGTTGTGGGAGCAAAGCCGTTGGATCGCGCGGGACCAGACGCTGCGCAATTTCGTGCTGAACGAGCCGCGTGGCGGGGTGTTTCGTCATGTGAACCTGCTCGTCCCACCGAAAGACCCCCGCGCCGATGCGGCCTTCATCATTATGGAGCCGGAAGACACGCCGCCCATGTCGGGCTCAAATTCGATCTGCGTTTCCACTGTCCTGCTTGACGGGGGTATCCTGCCGATGACTGAGCCGGTGACCGAACTGACCCTCGAAGCGCCGGGTGGGCTGGTGAAGGTCCGCGCGGAATGTCGCAATGGCAAGGCAGAGCGTATCTTTGTGCAGAACCTGCCGAGCTTCGCGGCCCGCCTTGATGTTCCGCTGGAGGTCGAAGGGCTGGGCACGCTCACCGTGGATACCGCCTATGGAGGTGACAGTTTCGTCGTCGTTGATGCTGCTGCGATGGGGTTCTCGCTTGAGGCGCATGAGGCCCATGATATTGCCCGTCTCGGGGTGCGGATCACGAATGCCGCAAATGCTGCGATGCGCTTTGAGCATCCCGATAACCCCGATTGGCAGCATTTCTCTTTCTGCCTTTTCGCCGGACCAGTGACCCGTGACGAGACCGGCCTGCGCGCCGGGGCGGCAGTGGCGATCCAGCCGGGCAAGGTGGATCGCTCCCCCACTGGCACAGCACTATGCGCGCGGATGGCGCTGTTGCATGCACGGGGGGAGATGGGCTTGGAGGGCAGCCTGACCACGGTCTCGCTGATCGGCTCAACCTTTACTGGGCGTATCTTGGGCGAGACCCGCGTCGGCGATCACCCGGCCATCTTGCCCGAACTCTCAGGGAGGGGATGGATTACGGGCGTTCACCAGCACATGCTGGACCCCGACGATCCGTGGCCCGACGGATACCGCCTGTCCGACACTTGGGGCGCGCGCGGCTAA
- a CDS encoding ABC transporter permease, whose translation MRDARGDVKRPIGLRLWLSGGWLILLVLAALLAPWIAPQDPLAQDLFTSRLPPFWEAGAEPGYWLGSDSLGRDVLSRIIHGARLALIVALVAGTLTCVIGTGLGLIAGYYRGWPDRIISRFVDIWMAFPPVLFAILLIAVLGTGLTSIIIAIVVIDWTRFARVIRAEAMTQGAMDYVASAQVAGRKRMGTMLTEILPNVLPTIIALLTLEMGIAVIVEAILSFVNLSISTDSPTWGGMISEGRTSVHQAWWVLVFPLVTLFLTVLSFSQLGEGLKDRFDPVLR comes from the coding sequence ATGCGTGATGCGAGAGGTGATGTAAAACGCCCCATCGGGCTGCGGCTTTGGCTATCGGGCGGTTGGCTGATCCTGCTGGTGTTGGCAGCTTTGCTGGCACCGTGGATCGCCCCGCAGGATCCGCTGGCGCAGGATCTCTTCACTTCACGCCTGCCGCCATTTTGGGAGGCAGGGGCCGAGCCGGGCTATTGGCTGGGGTCGGACTCACTGGGCCGCGATGTGCTGAGCCGTATCATTCATGGCGCGCGTCTGGCGCTGATTGTGGCGCTGGTGGCGGGCACGCTGACCTGCGTGATCGGCACGGGGTTGGGGTTGATCGCGGGCTACTATCGCGGCTGGCCGGATCGGATCATCAGCCGCTTTGTCGACATCTGGATGGCCTTCCCGCCGGTACTTTTCGCCATTCTGCTGATCGCGGTACTGGGCACCGGCCTCACCTCAATCATTATCGCCATCGTGGTGATCGACTGGACCCGTTTCGCCCGCGTGATCCGGGCCGAAGCGATGACCCAAGGCGCGATGGATTATGTCGCCTCTGCCCAAGTCGCGGGGCGCAAACGGATGGGAACGATGCTAACCGAGATCTTGCCGAACGTGCTGCCCACGATCATTGCGCTTCTGACGCTAGAGATGGGCATTGCCGTAATCGTCGAAGCAATCCTGAGCTTCGTGAACCTGTCGATCTCGACCGATAGCCCCACGTGGGGGGGCATGATCTCCGAAGGGCGCACCTCGGTCCATCAGGCGTGGTGGGTGTTGGTCTTTCCGTTGGTCACGTTGTTTCTGACGGTGCTCAGCTTCTCTCAACTAGGCGAAGGGTTGAAAGACCGCTTTGATCCGGTGCTGCGATGA
- a CDS encoding NAD(P)/FAD-dependent oxidoreductase: MTDVDHIIIGSGINALVAAALLSRKGDSVLVVEREDRIGGCMMTEEVTLPGFHHDVMAATFVLFLTGPAYGALGDDLAKHGLEFCHSPHPTAALRPNGQALRLEMDRATNVAAFNARAAGDGDQHAADVGAIEADADFLFALLGQPLWSRQSAWLLAKQAWKKGLGPLKSWFGEALEPGRAWLETRYESEDVQALWAPWVLHVGLTPEASYGGQMSRVIAFALEAAGAPVVKGGAGQMAVAFKRLIVANGGEIRTGVEASRILVENGEAHGIETSSGGRINAKNVIASVAPGQLYDSLLKDQPRPEHRRKFRHGRGNFQLHYALDGDPDWVAKGLEDVALIHLTDGIDAVSRACNEAERGLLPAVPTICVGQPHRLDPSRCPEEKAVLWLQIPDAPRVIKGDASGEIETTPEWTEAMREAFADRIEDILRKSIRNFDEIKLARHAYSPADLAAMNVNLVGGDPYGGACTLDQFFLWRPFAEQKNYATPIKGLHHIGASTHPGPGLSGGSGFNLAKGMGA, from the coding sequence ATGACTGATGTCGATCACATCATCATTGGATCCGGCATCAACGCGCTGGTCGCGGCGGCACTGCTCAGCCGCAAGGGCGACAGCGTGCTGGTGGTCGAGCGCGAAGACCGGATCGGTGGCTGCATGATGACCGAAGAGGTCACCCTGCCCGGCTTTCACCACGACGTCATGGCCGCGACCTTCGTTCTATTTCTAACCGGCCCCGCCTATGGTGCATTGGGCGATGATCTTGCCAAACATGGGCTGGAATTCTGCCACAGCCCGCATCCCACCGCCGCCCTGCGCCCCAATGGTCAAGCCCTACGGCTGGAGATGGACCGCGCGACGAATGTCGCAGCCTTCAACGCGCGCGCGGCGGGGGACGGGGATCAACACGCGGCGGATGTGGGCGCGATTGAGGCGGACGCGGATTTTCTTTTTGCGCTTCTGGGGCAGCCGCTCTGGTCGCGCCAGTCTGCATGGCTGCTGGCAAAACAGGCGTGGAAAAAAGGGCTCGGCCCGCTTAAATCATGGTTCGGTGAGGCGTTGGAGCCGGGCCGTGCGTGGCTTGAGACGCGCTATGAAAGTGAAGACGTTCAGGCGCTTTGGGCGCCCTGGGTCTTGCATGTAGGACTGACACCCGAGGCCAGCTATGGCGGGCAAATGAGCCGGGTCATCGCCTTCGCGCTAGAGGCCGCAGGCGCGCCCGTGGTCAAGGGCGGCGCGGGACAGATGGCGGTGGCGTTCAAGAGGTTGATTGTAGCAAACGGCGGCGAAATCCGCACCGGCGTCGAAGCCAGCCGTATCCTTGTCGAGAACGGAGAGGCGCACGGGATTGAGACGTCCTCAGGCGGGAGGATCAACGCCAAGAATGTCATCGCATCCGTCGCGCCGGGGCAGCTTTACGACAGTTTGTTAAAAGATCAACCGCGCCCCGAACATCGCCGCAAATTCCGCCACGGGCGGGGTAATTTCCAATTGCACTATGCGCTGGATGGTGACCCCGATTGGGTTGCCAAGGGGCTAGAGGATGTCGCTTTGATCCACCTGACCGACGGCATCGACGCCGTCTCGCGCGCCTGTAACGAGGCTGAGCGCGGGCTACTTCCGGCGGTGCCGACAATCTGTGTCGGGCAACCGCATCGCCTTGATCCCAGCCGCTGCCCAGAAGAGAAGGCGGTGCTCTGGCTGCAAATCCCCGACGCGCCGCGCGTCATCAAGGGCGATGCTTCGGGTGAGATCGAAACCACCCCTGAATGGACCGAGGCGATGCGCGAAGCCTTCGCTGACCGGATCGAAGATATTCTACGCAAAAGCATCCGCAACTTTGATGAAATCAAACTCGCCCGGCACGCCTATTCGCCCGCCGATCTGGCCGCGATGAACGTCAATCTGGTGGGCGGTGACCCCTATGGCGGGGCCTGCACCTTGGATCAGTTCTTTCTCTGGCGGCCTTTTGCGGAACAGAAGAACTACGCCACCCCGATCAAGGGGCTGCACCATATCGGCGCCTCGACCCACCCCGGCCCGGGTTTGAGCGGGGGGTCTGGGTTCAACTTGGCGAAAGGGATGGGCGCTTAG
- a CDS encoding NAD(P)/FAD-dependent oxidoreductase has product MTSNVDAVIIGAGHNSLACACHLAAQGWRVAVYEQAGEPGGAVKSGAYTQPGFRHDWAAMNLSLFAGSAFHTDHGEELARHGLGFAPTANPFASLFPDGRWLGISNDRALNRARIAGFSAADAEAWDRLSDDFPAEAETIFALLGSPMRATSLAKLGWSTLRKRGAGGSLDLAQFLMMSPRAWLDQTFEDDRVKATFAAWGMHLDFAPDIAGGALFPYLEAMAAQAFGMVLGQGGADTVTRAMVRMIEARGGSVTCNAEVTGIEEAGGRATGITLFDGRFIGADKAVIANVAPSALLRLTGGSGDARHDRAMKFFQHAPGTMMIHLAMDALPSWPAAELNRFAYVHLAPSMDQMARTYAQAKAGILPDEPVIVCGQPTVVDPGRAPEGKHVLWLQVRMVPGQIQGDAKGEIAARDWESAAAPMAERALDLLERYAPGTRARILDRHVVTPAMLEADNPNLIGGDQVCGSHHLHQHFMNRPARGFADGSTPIRGLYHTGAAVWPGGGTGAGPGTLLARKLAGK; this is encoded by the coding sequence ATGACATCAAATGTTGATGCCGTCATCATCGGCGCGGGGCACAATAGCCTTGCTTGCGCCTGCCATCTGGCGGCGCAGGGCTGGCGTGTGGCGGTTTATGAGCAAGCGGGCGAACCGGGGGGTGCGGTCAAGTCGGGCGCCTATACGCAACCGGGGTTTCGGCATGACTGGGCGGCGATGAACCTGTCGCTCTTTGCGGGGTCAGCGTTCCATACGGACCACGGCGAAGAGCTTGCACGCCATGGGCTGGGCTTTGCGCCCACGGCGAACCCTTTTGCGAGCCTGTTTCCGGACGGGCGTTGGCTGGGCATTTCAAATGACCGCGCGCTAAACCGGGCGCGGATTGCTGGTTTCAGCGCGGCGGATGCCGAGGCGTGGGACCGGCTGAGCGATGATTTTCCTGCTGAGGCTGAGACAATTTTTGCCCTGCTTGGCAGCCCGATGCGGGCAACATCCCTCGCCAAACTCGGTTGGTCGACGCTCCGTAAACGCGGGGCGGGCGGCAGCCTTGACTTGGCGCAGTTTTTGATGATGTCGCCACGGGCTTGGTTGGATCAGACATTCGAAGATGATCGGGTAAAGGCCACTTTCGCCGCGTGGGGGATGCATCTGGATTTCGCCCCTGACATCGCCGGTGGCGCGCTTTTCCCCTATCTCGAAGCTATGGCAGCACAGGCCTTTGGCATGGTGTTGGGCCAAGGCGGGGCCGATACAGTAACCCGCGCGATGGTACGGATGATCGAAGCGCGCGGCGGCAGCGTCACCTGCAACGCAGAGGTAACGGGCATCGAAGAGGCCGGTGGCCGGGCGACCGGGATCACACTTTTCGATGGTCGCTTTATTGGGGCCGACAAGGCGGTGATCGCCAATGTCGCGCCTTCGGCTCTGCTGCGCCTGACCGGAGGCAGCGGGGACGCGCGGCATGATAGGGCGATGAAGTTCTTCCAACACGCGCCGGGTACGATGATGATCCATCTGGCGATGGACGCGCTGCCGAGCTGGCCTGCGGCTGAGTTGAACCGCTTTGCTTATGTGCATCTCGCCCCGTCGATGGACCAGATGGCGCGGACCTATGCGCAGGCCAAGGCCGGGATACTGCCGGATGAGCCGGTTATCGTTTGCGGTCAGCCGACAGTGGTGGACCCCGGCCGTGCACCAGAGGGGAAACATGTGCTTTGGCTTCAGGTCCGCATGGTGCCGGGGCAGATCCAAGGCGATGCCAAGGGTGAGATCGCGGCGCGGGATTGGGAGAGCGCCGCCGCGCCGATGGCTGAGCGCGCGCTTGATCTGCTGGAGCGCTACGCCCCCGGCACACGCGCCCGTATCCTCGACCGCCATGTGGTGACACCCGCGATGCTGGAGGCCGACAACCCCAACCTCATTGGCGGCGATCAGGTCTGCGGCAGCCACCACCTGCATCAACATTTCATGAACCGCCCCGCGCGCGGCTTTGCCGATGGCAGCACGCCGATCAGAGGGCTTTACCACACCGGTGCCGCTGTCTGGCCCGGAGGTGGCACGGGGGCGGGGCCCGGCACCCTGCTCGCCCGAAAACTCGCCGGAAAATAA
- a CDS encoding ABC transporter permease, giving the protein MTLLRNILMRLLSTAITLFGVAVIIFVVIRVVPGNPIAMMLPPGATEADIARLQAQYGFDKSIFEQFMIWLGGVVQGDFGTSISLRQPVSSLVLNRLPATLELSIVALLIAVVIGGTMALTGTRWRNTRKEGAIDVSSGMALSIPDFLWGLVLILLFGVLWPVFHISGRISPALNIDFTTNFYLFEALLRLRFDVLGDLIGHMFMPALALAIPLSAIIAQLLKQSLKETMHLDYVTLSRTHGYGEHHVITRDALPNAILPTLTLVGVQFTFLIGGTVIIERLFSYEGLGNMAIDAVINRDLPLIQGIVILFALIFTLVNLAVDMLYVVLNPRLRHA; this is encoded by the coding sequence ATGACCCTATTGCGTAATATATTGATGCGGCTGCTCAGCACCGCCATCACGCTCTTTGGTGTGGCCGTGATCATCTTTGTGGTGATCCGTGTCGTGCCGGGCAACCCCATTGCCATGATGCTCCCCCCCGGCGCGACAGAGGCCGATATCGCCCGGCTTCAGGCGCAATATGGGTTTGATAAGTCGATCTTTGAGCAGTTCATGATCTGGCTGGGCGGGGTGGTTCAGGGTGATTTCGGCACATCGATCTCGCTGCGACAACCGGTGAGTTCGTTAGTGTTAAACCGTCTGCCCGCAACGCTGGAGCTAAGCATTGTCGCTTTGCTGATTGCGGTGGTGATCGGAGGGACGATGGCGCTGACTGGCACGCGCTGGCGCAATACCCGCAAAGAGGGGGCCATTGACGTATCGTCCGGCATGGCGCTGTCGATCCCGGATTTCCTTTGGGGGCTGGTGTTGATCCTGCTCTTTGGCGTGCTCTGGCCGGTGTTTCATATTTCTGGCCGCATTTCCCCGGCACTCAACATTGATTTCACCACCAATTTCTACCTTTTCGAAGCCCTGCTGCGGTTGCGTTTTGACGTGCTGGGCGACCTGATCGGCCACATGTTCATGCCCGCGCTGGCGCTGGCAATCCCATTGTCGGCGATCATCGCGCAGCTGCTCAAGCAAAGCCTGAAAGAAACCATGCATCTTGATTACGTTACCCTGTCGCGCACCCATGGCTATGGCGAACACCATGTCATCACCCGCGATGCGCTGCCCAATGCAATTCTGCCGACGCTGACCTTGGTGGGGGTGCAGTTTACCTTTCTGATCGGCGGCACTGTCATCATCGAGCGGCTGTTCAGCTACGAAGGCCTGGGCAATATGGCAATCGACGCTGTGATCAACCGCGACCTGCCGCTGATCCAAGGCATCGTGATCCTTTTTGCGCTGATTTTCACCCTCGTGAACCTAGCGGTCGACATGCTCTATGTCGTGCTGAACCCGAGGTTGCGCCATGCGTGA
- a CDS encoding ABC transporter ATP-binding protein produces MNAFLEIRNLCVTLKGGAPILRNVSLSVSAGQVHGLVGESGAGKSMIGKAVLGTLPRALAVTRGEIWLDGVDLQTLRPAERRRRIGASAALIPQDPLTALNPARRIGPQITRRLVDILGWSRVDAEARALELLAEVQIPDPARVMRSYPHELSGGMRQRILIAAAFAAEPKLIIADEPTTALDVTVQKQILRLIADMQTRHGTALLFVTHDLGVVSKVCDTLSVLYAGKVVEEAQMRRFFMHPIHPYSAALLAATPSYKDPEGSLTPVQQSVIDQVEREVTDHDRRAGL; encoded by the coding sequence ATGAATGCCTTTCTGGAAATCCGCAACCTCTGCGTCACGCTGAAAGGCGGCGCGCCGATCCTGCGCAATGTCTCGCTCAGCGTCTCGGCGGGGCAGGTGCATGGGCTGGTGGGCGAAAGCGGCGCGGGCAAGTCGATGATCGGCAAGGCCGTGCTGGGCACTTTGCCGCGTGCGCTTGCGGTGACGCGGGGCGAGATTTGGCTTGATGGGGTCGATCTGCAAACCCTGCGCCCGGCTGAACGTCGCCGCCGTATCGGCGCATCGGCGGCGCTGATCCCACAAGATCCGCTGACCGCACTCAACCCCGCGCGGCGCATTGGGCCGCAGATCACCCGGCGGTTGGTGGATATCCTCGGTTGGTCCCGCGTGGATGCTGAGGCGCGTGCGCTGGAGCTGTTGGCAGAGGTCCAGATCCCCGACCCGGCGCGCGTGATGCGCAGCTACCCGCATGAGCTATCGGGCGGCATGCGCCAGCGCATCCTGATTGCCGCCGCCTTTGCTGCCGAGCCGAAGCTCATTATCGCAGATGAGCCGACCACGGCCTTGGATGTGACGGTGCAAAAGCAGATCCTCCGATTGATAGCCGACATGCAGACGCGCCATGGGACGGCGCTTTTGTTCGTGACCCACGACCTTGGCGTCGTGTCCAAGGTCTGCGACACGCTCAGCGTGCTTTATGCAGGCAAGGTCGTGGAAGAGGCGCAGATGCGGCGGTTTTTCATGCATCCGATACATCCCTATTCCGCGGCACTCTTGGCGGCGACACCAAGTTACAAAGACCCCGAAGGGTCGCTGACCCCGGTGCAGCAATCGGTGATTGATCAGGTTGAGCGCGAAGTGACGGACCACGACCGGAGGGCGGGCCTTTGA
- a CDS encoding ABC transporter substrate-binding protein, with protein sequence MKLSRRSLLKTSAAAATFATVGLPSLAQEINELVIAYNVNLPSWDPTVGPSAVNPTIQGFYQSIFDLYIPQNPDLSFGQGLITDYGWNDDQTKIWMEIRDGVTWHNGDPFTAEDVAWSLERAANAETGNPIQFIWGKVENITAEGNRVTADVKEYEPTFFKWMSFLTGYVLPKKYYEEVGADGFEAAPIGTGPYMVEKFERNAFVRLKANENYWGGAPAFKNVTIKFVTDAASRVAEIESGNSHVTLEVPYEEFDRLKAKDGIEGVAEPISDIGMIFLNDIDVMTDPNVRKAAALAIDKGLIIERLLSGYGVAIDTMQTPDYAAYDETITVGHDMEKAKELLAESGYSVDNPVKFKIQTTKGFKPKDYEMVQAIVGLWRKVGIEAEIEVYEIAKHYELRAADTLAPAAFYNWGNSVGDPTTSTGFAMFGPSPHSVWDGEETFNMILPLWGEKDEAKRIEGWKAVDRHIAENAEVIPLLQYVQPILHVAGVNVVPHRSGALLPHLMTRA encoded by the coding sequence ATGAAACTATCCAGACGTAGCCTACTCAAGACCAGCGCCGCGGCGGCAACCTTTGCCACTGTCGGCCTGCCCAGCTTGGCCCAAGAGATCAATGAATTGGTCATCGCCTATAATGTCAACCTGCCCAGCTGGGATCCGACCGTTGGCCCTTCGGCTGTGAACCCGACGATCCAAGGCTTCTATCAGTCGATCTTTGATCTCTACATCCCGCAGAACCCCGACCTGTCGTTTGGCCAAGGCTTAATCACCGATTATGGCTGGAACGACGATCAGACCAAAATTTGGATGGAGATCCGCGACGGGGTGACATGGCACAACGGCGATCCTTTCACCGCCGAAGATGTTGCATGGTCGCTTGAGCGTGCCGCCAATGCCGAGACAGGCAACCCGATCCAATTTATCTGGGGCAAGGTCGAAAACATCACCGCCGAGGGCAACCGCGTTACCGCCGATGTGAAGGAATATGAGCCGACGTTCTTTAAGTGGATGTCATTCCTGACTGGCTATGTTCTGCCCAAGAAATACTATGAAGAAGTCGGCGCAGACGGGTTTGAGGCCGCGCCCATTGGCACCGGCCCCTATATGGTCGAGAAATTCGAGCGCAATGCGTTTGTCCGGCTCAAGGCTAACGAGAATTACTGGGGCGGCGCGCCTGCGTTCAAGAATGTGACGATCAAATTCGTGACCGACGCGGCCTCTCGCGTGGCAGAGATTGAATCGGGCAACAGCCATGTCACGCTCGAAGTGCCTTACGAAGAGTTCGACCGCTTGAAAGCCAAAGACGGTATCGAAGGTGTGGCCGAGCCGATTTCCGACATCGGGATGATCTTCCTTAATGACATCGATGTGATGACCGACCCGAACGTGCGCAAAGCAGCAGCGCTGGCGATCGACAAGGGTCTTATCATTGAACGGCTGCTGTCGGGCTACGGTGTGGCAATCGACACGATGCAGACCCCAGACTATGCCGCCTATGATGAGACCATCACCGTCGGTCACGACATGGAAAAGGCCAAGGAACTACTGGCAGAGTCGGGCTATAGCGTCGATAATCCGGTGAAGTTCAAAATCCAGACCACTAAGGGCTTCAAGCCTAAGGATTACGAGATGGTGCAGGCCATTGTCGGGCTCTGGCGCAAGGTCGGGATCGAGGCCGAGATCGAGGTCTATGAGATCGCCAAACACTATGAACTGCGCGCGGCGGATACGCTGGCACCGGCAGCCTTTTATAACTGGGGCAACTCGGTGGGTGATCCGACAACCTCGACCGGATTTGCCATGTTCGGGCCTTCACCGCATTCGGTTTGGGATGGGGAAGAGACCTTTAACATGATCCTGCCGCTTTGGGGCGAGAAGGACGAGGCCAAGCGCATCGAAGGTTGGAAAGCCGTTGACCGTCATATCGCGGAGAACGCGGAGGTGATCCCGCTGCTGCAATATGTCCAGCCGATCCTGCATGTCGCGGGCGTGAATGTGGTGCCGCACCGCTCAGGCGCGCTGCTGCCGCATCTGATGACCCGCGCCTAA
- a CDS encoding ATP-binding cassette domain-containing protein, protein MYQVRDLRLSFPDMTRKPLFGAAPRIEILRGLSFDVPKGAVLGIVGGSGSGKSTLGRAMLRLLEPTGGSIIFNGRDITHLEEDAMRPMRAQMQMIFQDPMSSLNPRRQVGGIIAGPLRVQGHDGIPAKVTEALDMVGLPRSFANRYPHELSGGQRQRVGIARAIALRPEFILADEIVSGLDVSSQAQVLNLLQELVRELGLTLAFISHDMSVIRRLCDQIIVLYQGEIVEQAQTADLFAAPQAEYTRKLLDAIPLPDPDQVWV, encoded by the coding sequence ATGTACCAAGTGAGAGACTTGCGGCTGTCTTTTCCCGACATGACCCGCAAACCGTTGTTCGGCGCGGCCCCACGGATCGAAATCCTGCGCGGGCTCAGTTTCGATGTGCCGAAAGGTGCCGTACTTGGCATCGTCGGCGGATCGGGTTCGGGCAAATCCACATTGGGCCGCGCCATGCTGCGGCTGTTGGAGCCGACGGGCGGCAGCATCATCTTCAACGGGCGCGACATTACCCATTTGGAGGAGGACGCCATGCGCCCGATGCGTGCGCAGATGCAGATGATTTTTCAAGACCCGATGTCCTCGCTCAACCCGCGTCGGCAGGTGGGGGGCATCATCGCCGGTCCGCTGCGGGTGCAGGGGCATGACGGCATCCCCGCCAAGGTGACAGAGGCGCTGGACATGGTGGGGCTGCCGCGCAGTTTCGCCAATCGCTATCCCCATGAACTCTCAGGCGGGCAGCGGCAACGTGTCGGCATCGCGCGCGCCATTGCGCTCAGGCCCGAGTTCATTCTCGCGGATGAGATCGTCTCAGGGCTTGATGTATCCTCGCAGGCGCAGGTGCTGAACCTCTTGCAGGAACTGGTGCGCGAACTGGGGCTGACCTTGGCCTTTATCAGCCATGATATGTCGGTGATCCGGCGGCTTTGTGATCAGATCATCGTGCTCTATCAGGGGGAGATTGTGGAGCAGGCGCAAACCGCAGATCTCTTTGCCGCGCCACAGGCGGAATACACACGCAAATTGCTGGATGCGATTCCGTTGCCTGACCCGGATCAAGTCTGGGTCTGA